In the Maribacter sp. MJ134 genome, one interval contains:
- a CDS encoding nuclear transport factor 2 family protein: MMLQRSVSILILIIVGATSKLMSQKMTPEQVVQNQLEAYNQRDINAFMSVIDPKVTFHNFSEGVETMKGRQACKEFYAALFEASPNLHSKIITRTVFGNKIIDHESITGRNGNDKPLELVLIYEVQNEKISKVTVLKKQK; encoded by the coding sequence ATGATGCTACAACGAAGTGTCTCAATTCTAATACTGATCATAGTCGGTGCAACATCAAAATTAATGAGCCAAAAAATGACACCGGAACAGGTAGTTCAAAACCAATTAGAAGCCTATAACCAAAGGGATATCAACGCATTTATGTCGGTTATTGACCCTAAAGTTACCTTCCACAATTTTTCAGAAGGTGTGGAGACCATGAAAGGTAGGCAAGCGTGTAAGGAATTTTACGCTGCGCTTTTTGAAGCATCGCCCAATTTACATTCCAAAATCATAACACGTACCGTATTCGGAAATAAGATAATTGACCATGAAAGTATTACAGGACGTAACGGAAATGATAAGCCTCTAGAACTGGTTCTCATTTACGAGGTACAAAATGAAAAAATCTCAAAAGTTACGGTGCTCAAAAAGCAAAAATAA
- a CDS encoding DUF1304 domain-containing protein: MKLVSGLLIAVVALLHFYFLWFEMFAWTTKGPKIFRNFPKELFEPTKSMAANQGLYNGFLAAGLVWSFFIEDLIWKDNISLFFLCCVVVAGIYGAFSVSKKIFYIQALPALVAIALIILS, from the coding sequence ATGAAATTAGTTAGTGGTCTCTTAATAGCGGTTGTTGCCCTTTTACATTTCTATTTTCTTTGGTTCGAAATGTTTGCTTGGACGACCAAAGGGCCCAAGATATTTCGGAATTTTCCAAAGGAATTGTTTGAACCTACGAAGTCTATGGCTGCCAATCAGGGACTGTATAACGGATTTCTTGCCGCAGGACTGGTATGGTCTTTTTTTATTGAAGACCTCATTTGGAAGGATAATATATCCTTGTTCTTTTTATGCTGTGTAGTAGTAGCAGGTATCTACGGTGCGTTCAGTGTTTCAAAGAAAATTTTCTATATACAAGCACTGCCAGCGCTAGTTGCCATAGCATTAATTATCCTGTCATGA
- a CDS encoding 3-hydroxyanthranilate 3,4-dioxygenase, which yields MSIRAPFNLDKWIEENRDSLKPPVGNKNLYKDAGDYIVMIVAGPNARKDYHYNETEELFYQLEGQIEVHIQEDRQKKTFQLGPGDMYLHPAKVPHSPVRHEGSIGLVIERKRAHMNVDDGLLWFCDNCNHKLYEAYFTLNDIEKDFLSHFKHFYGSKELRTCDNCATVMPVDERFIKEV from the coding sequence ATGAGTATAAGAGCCCCTTTTAATTTAGATAAATGGATTGAGGAGAATCGTGATTCTCTAAAACCCCCGGTTGGCAATAAAAACTTATATAAAGATGCCGGTGATTATATCGTTATGATCGTGGCGGGTCCTAATGCAAGAAAAGACTATCACTATAACGAAACGGAAGAACTTTTTTATCAGTTAGAAGGACAAATAGAGGTACACATTCAAGAAGACCGTCAAAAGAAAACGTTTCAACTAGGACCAGGAGATATGTATTTGCACCCTGCAAAAGTGCCGCACTCTCCCGTACGCCATGAAGGTTCTATTGGTCTGGTTATTGAGCGCAAAAGGGCGCACATGAATGTAGACGATGGACTGCTTTGGTTCTGCGATAACTGTAACCATAAATTATATGAAGCCTATTTTACACTGAACGATATAGAAAAAGACTTTCTAAGTCATTTTAAACATTTCTATGGTTCCAAAGAATTAAGGACTTGCGACAATTGCGCAACGGTAATGCCTGTAGACGAACGTTTTATAAAAGAAGTTTAA
- a CDS encoding CAP domain-containing protein, protein MYPQVMKFKFIFLLVITLSVFSSCSKEELEPLSEENNAGLNAENLEISSGSHTALEAELFDLVNNYRVSIGLNELTFESTTYYYAGQHNDHMIAQNNVSHAKFGERAKGIAERTGASHVAENVARNYDDMQEVLEAWVDSPSHRMSLEGNYTHSAISIKENNSGNLYFTQMFFR, encoded by the coding sequence ATGTACCCCCAAGTCATGAAATTTAAATTTATCTTTTTACTTGTAATTACCTTAAGTGTTTTTAGCTCTTGTTCCAAAGAAGAATTAGAACCTCTATCAGAAGAAAACAATGCCGGCTTAAACGCTGAGAATTTAGAAATTTCTTCAGGTAGCCACACGGCATTGGAAGCAGAACTTTTTGACCTAGTCAACAACTACAGAGTTAGCATTGGTTTAAATGAATTGACTTTTGAGAGCACTACTTACTATTATGCAGGACAACACAATGACCATATGATAGCCCAAAACAATGTTAGTCATGCTAAATTTGGCGAACGTGCAAAGGGTATCGCTGAAAGAACAGGAGCTTCTCATGTTGCTGAGAATGTAGCCAGAAATTATGACGATATGCAAGAGGTCTTAGAAGCTTGGGTAGATAGTCCTTCGCATAGGATGAGTTTAGAAGGTAACTATACACATTCAGCCATAAGTATAAAAGAAAATAATAGTGGCAATTTGTACTTTACTCAGATGTTCTTCAGGTAA